The Elusimicrobiota bacterium genome contains the following window.
CTGTAGATTCTGAACCCGGAATTCCGGATTTCAAGATGTGTTTAAGTTTTAATAATCCGGCACCAAAAGTTATAGGCATCGCAAGTAAAAACGAAAATCTTGCGGCTGATTCCCTTTTTAATCCGGCAAAAAGGCCTGCCGTCATAGTTATTCCCGAACGCGACACTCCCGGCATTAATGCCAACGCCTGAGCAAACCCGATAAAAAGCACGTCGCCTAAGTTTATTGAATCCATATCTTTTTGTTTTTTGCTGTATCTTTCTGAAACCAAAAGAAGAGCTCCCATGCAGATAATAAAAATACCAACTAAGAGAGGGGAACGAAATACTGTTTCAAAATATTTTTCAAATTTGTAGCCGGCTACAGCTGCCGGGGCACATCCGAGCAGAATAAGCCACAAAAAAGGTTTTTTCCAATTCTTAATAATTTCAATCCAGTCTTTCCAAAAATATAATACGAGTGCTAAAAGGGTACCCATATGAAGCGCCACATCAAAGGTAAGTCCCAAATCTTTCCATTTGAAAAGCCAAGGTAATATAACCAGATGCCCCGAACTGCTGATAGGCAGGAATTCCGTTAAACCCTGAACTATTCCTAATATTACTGCCTGAATTAGTTCCAAATAATTTCCTCTTTACTATAGAAAAAAATCTATTTCGCTGCAGGCGCCGGAACACTTTCTGTTTTTACAACCGGCTTTGCCGCTTTTACTTTCTTAACTGATTTTGCTTTCTTAACTGGTTTTGCCGGAGCGCTTGAAGACTCTCCAGAGCTCACACCGCAAGAAGAGCCGCTCCCGGCGTAAGCAAATGATACTCCTGAAAATAAGCTTACTGAAAGAATCAAAATAAAAAGCTTTTTCATTTCTTTTACCTCTCTTTTGCAAATTATACTACTATTTTATGAAGCCCCGCCAACTGAACAGACTGTGTCTTAACTCTGCGTGTTGTCATCCCCCGATAGAAACCTTCGGGGGCAGGCCTGAACCGACACATAGTGTCGTCCCGAGCTTGTCTCGGGATCTCGTCGTTATTTCAGGATCTCATTATCGTTGGGATGCTAGATGCTGAAATAAATTCAGCATGACAAAAGCGGCTAATTTTAGTAGTTTTGCCACAGCCCACCGATGAGAAAAGGAACAATTTATGAACAACCCCGCGACTTTTT
Protein-coding sequences here:
- the uppP gene encoding undecaprenyl-diphosphatase UppP — protein: MELIQAVILGIVQGLTEFLPISSSGHLVILPWLFKWKDLGLTFDVALHMGTLLALVLYFWKDWIEIIKNWKKPFLWLILLGCAPAAVAGYKFEKYFETVFRSPLLVGIFIICMGALLLVSERYSKKQKDMDSINLGDVLFIGFAQALALMPGVSRSGITMTAGLFAGLKRESAARFSFLLAMPITFGAGLLKLKHILKSGIPGSESTAFIIGIIFAAISGYFAIKYLLKFLHNHTFYLFVWYRLVFGAIILLVYFLK